The sequence below is a genomic window from Humulus lupulus chromosome 3, drHumLupu1.1, whole genome shotgun sequence.
CTGGCCCTCTGGCATGAACTTGGCAAGACCAAAATCAGAAATCTGTAAGGAAAAAGAATTTGAACGTTATCTCTTTTCAAATTTGATTGGTCCACACAAATCATTATCTGAAAGAAGAAAAACACCAACCGATATTATTACCTTTGCTTCAAAATTGTTATCCAAAAGAATGTTGGTGGATTTGAAATCTCTATGTACAATTGGCATTCCAGTAGCAGTACTTGAATGGAGATAAGCTAGTCCCTTTGCTGCTCCAAGCGCCACTCTTAGCCTTTTAGGCCAATCCATCTTAGCTTCCCCTATTCCTAGACAAGTAGAAAACCCAGTAACAAAGCATGAATTTATTCACTAACATGATAAAATATTCAGTAGTATTTTGACTTAAAAAACTTACCATTTAAGTGATCTTGCAGATTCCCAtttttcatatattcatatacaaGAAACCGGTCCTTCCCATCAGCACAGTAGCCCACCAAAGTAACCAGGTTTGGGTGATCAAGTCTGCTCAATATATCAACTTCTACACGAAATTCCAGTTCTCCCTCAGCTTCTTTAAATGGTGCCAGCTCCATTTTCTTGATTGCCACTACCTTTTTTTTGTCCAAAACAGTAAGAAATCAGTATGTATTACCAAACCTTCTATGAGTTTCTAATACAAACATTCTTTTGATTATTTTGCTTGGTGTATGAAAATTCATTATGCATCTTTGGGAAGTGCCTTGGCCATACCTCTCCCGACTGCAAAGTGCCTCGGTATACTCGACCGAAGCCTCCTTTTCCAAGAAAATTTTCTTCCCTGAAAGAACCCGTTGCCACTTCCATCTCTCTCAATGTGAAAACTGATGATCCATGGTGTCGTTTGGCGGCTCGCGGTGGTTGTTCTTCAAGCTGCCAATGCTCCACTGTTTTATAAACCCCTGGAAAACGAGTAGCAAATGTTAAAACTCAAAACTATGGAGCTTACTcttagaagaagaagatgaagaagggaATATACAAGGGTCTGATTGATCATGGGATTTGCTTCTCCGGCGCTTGTTCCACGCCGAGAGCAAACCGAAAGGCATAATGGGTTTCCCTCCAATGAATATACTAATCCTCTGTTTTTACGAAATGAAAGGACTGATCTTATGATCATATGAAATAGACTATTGGATAGAGAAAGTTAGTTGCATGACACCCTTCAGAGAAAGCTTAGCAAAGCAAGTGAGAAAACCATTTTAACTTTATTACACGTTCGAGTTAAAAAGTCTTGCTCAAGccaaaaactaaagaaaaagaaTGCTAAACTCGTATATTAGATTAGATGTAAGATTGGATTGGTATGAGAATTTGATCAGATAAGAATACTCTCTCAAAAGGGTACGTATAGAGCAAGTGAAGGTTTTATTAGGAGATTTACTCAACCACTACCTCTTCAACAACTAGAGAATTaaaagatatggagagagagcttGAAATGTacttgaagaaaaagaaaaagcaaTAGAAAGGAAAGTTGGTATGTCTTTGACAAGGAAGTAGAAGCTGCAACCTCACTCCCCCGCCTCTATTTTCTTTTACAGATTTCATGGCAATGAAAGGTAGCCGTTGAGAGGGAGTTTTCATctgtttatttttataattttataatttcattTATTCTGTATTGTTCTTTTTTACACTAAACACCTTCTCTCCGTAAGATAGAGCAATAATTATAGTCATTGTTTGAAAATGACATGATAATAAGATGGTCAATAATTTCATCACCATCCATATGGAAGGACCTAgacccttttgttttttttttgtcttttttgtccaaaggataCCAATTTTCTATTTTCAAGCAATCTTTTAGCAAAGAATCAATTTAGATGCGCTAAGCTAGTTTTTTTTCTAAATAATAGAAGTGTTTAGAGCCAATAGCTTTAGCTTTTTTCAAATTGACTATGGAAGGAGAATTTTGGCTACATAAATTGTAGAGGGTTGTTTAAACAAGGGGTTAGGTCCATATTGGATTCAAGTAAGGCTCATTATGCTCTGCTGGTTTACCTAATGTAGGCTCATATGCCAAATGTAggtatttaataataataataataggttTACTGCCCATGAATTGTTTCTCAACAAAATGTTCTTATGGGAATATAAAATGACGACATTACTTTTAGTTTCATATTCCTTCATCTTCATGATGAGAGAGGAGACTACAAATTAGTATGGGACATATAAATTattgagggtaatttggtcattttattTCATTGAGTGgctcatttttttttcataaacatAAAAGGCGAGAATATAGTctactaattaaaaaatattgtgtATTTTGTCAAGTTACTCATTCTTAAAGTTTCCTCCTTTCCTTTTTTGCCTTGAACGaagaggaaaagaaaaaaaatgaaaagaggATGCTaacaaaatttattattttctttttggcTGAGTTATACTAAACACTAAGAGGATGCTTTGAATGTCTAATTTTATAGGGAATATAGCCATTTGGTATAgtacatatttaatattttatggtactttataatttaaaattgtacatatttggtaccctgaatttaaatttaaacaataaaattttatcaatatgacaaaACTGCCATCATTTGGatgtaattaactaattaaatttgaatttgaaactcatattgataaaaattaagtTCGGGATATCAAATATGTACGCTTTTAAATTACAAGGTACCAGATAAGTATTATTGAAagcacagggtaccaaatatgtatttcgataaaatGTAGAGTACCAAATGAGTTTTTACCCAATTTTATAATCCAAATGTGACTAAATTTTGAAGGAACCTGTCAAAATGTCAAAAAGGTGGTAGCTCAATATTGGTTGAGATTTTTAAAATCTAAAAGAAAAACTCATTTACTTACCTGACAAAAGATTTGTAAACCAAAATACAATGAATGATTAGGTTTTAGAAGGTTTGTTCAATATCACCAAACATTGCTAGCAAAATAGGATTGGCTTATACCGATGAATCCTTTGTCTCTCATTATGCACTAAAGGCTAAATATTTGCAACAATCAAGTATTTTGGATGCTAGAGAAGGTAATTACTTGTTCATGAATTGGCGTAGTATTCTGTTGGGGAAGAGACCTGTTACCAAAGGGCTTAAGATGACAAATATGTAATGGACTTGATATAAAGGATTTTATGACCATTAAATTAATTACCAAGATCACCTTATTTTCTATCGAGTATAAGAAACACATATGATACTCTAACGTCCTTAATCTCATAGATTCACCCGCCACATGGAATAAAAGACTAGTTTAACAATATTTTAATACCCCAGATTCTTAGTTTATATTAACGATACCTATTAGTCTTTTTGAATATGAAGTTTCGTGGCTTGTCATTACAACAATTTTGAAAATTACTTAGTCAAGAGTGAATACAATCTAGCTATGACCATTTATAGCTCTTTACCTTCCTCGTCAAATTCAGTGCTTTCGATATAGTGGAAATCTTTTCGGGCAATTAAAATCCAACACAAAATTTTGCACTTCACATAGAGACATTTTCACGAAATCTTGCCTACTCTTAATAGATTACATCGTCGTAATATCTCTCCCCAGAGTACTTGTCCTCTAGTACATACGGGATCATCTAGACTACTCGTTTCTTTTACATCTCGAAAAGAAGACATCTCATTCAAAGCCTTTGAAATTCTAGAAAAGGAATCTTTTGAGAAGATGTTAATTGTAATTTGGCTAGTATGGTTTGAGAGAATGAAGAGAACTCATAGACAACCACTACATGTGATCCAACATGAAACCTTTCGAACAAAGAAGAGACAGAATAGAATATCATACCTCTATTTATGGATGTTGCCCATCTTTGTCTATACTAATATAGTTGAACTTGGAGCTATCAATTTTTTGCCTGACCAATGAGTAAAGGTAGCTATATCTAAATCTCCACAAAGTATGTTTTGGCTATGTTTTTctaaattatgcaaaataaactTATCTATAATGTCTATACCTAGAGCTATAATTTGTTTTTATCACTTATATAATCATTCTTCATTATTTTACTGataccattattattattattattattattattattattattattattattggtaaGCCTACTACTAATAATACTATTTTATGGTTAATATTTTCAGTCAATGTTGTTATGGCCGATTAGTAACGAAATTTATCTTAACAAGATAGGACCTACCATTGGTTAGAGACTAATCATTTGAATTGTTTTTgctcaaaaataaattttaaatatgttacatatCTTTGTTGGTATATTGTAAAAGTATTTTATTGGGCTTTCAAGTGGAAGCTTTCACTCTTTTGGTGAGACTTAATTGGGATTTAAGCTATTGGTCTTACATTCTAAACTTTTTATTCTTATTCTCTTTTCTCAGTTTTGACTATCAACAATAATTTAGAAGTGTACCAGAATTATTTTTTCTAacattaaaaatttattatctaatttttttaataacatTTTTTATGTTGATCacaattttgatattataattcATGGATTGATTAAGCATGCCTATAAGTTAGCGAATGAGCAGCCCCTGGATGTATCCCTTTACCTATTTGTAATTCAATATCAATAGTAATATAGattttttaataagaaaataataattaaaactacttaaaattcatgaaaaataaataaataattagattaattttttgtatttaattaagtaaaaattataatatatataatttttaatctatttataaacataaaatgtgttttaatttattttacaatatttggCTCAATAGCCTCTTGACACATATTTGCACTTACTACAACAATTTCGTAGTAAAAAAAAAGAGTATTgtcattaaaagaaaaaaattttgGTCGACTAAGAAATGACCAAAAGAATATCTCTTGTTTTCAAAGAAGAAGAATTATAGTAAAAagagtaaaaaatatataaatgcaAAGtctctttataaaaaaaattaaaggaaaaaagtagtataatttgtatatataaatgtttaattgaaattattttctcATCAAAACTAGATAATTTTATCTTATAATATTCCATACAAATTTATTAACTCAAATAAACTTACATGTTCATTGGGTGGGAGTGGGACTAATTAACTTTGGATACAAATTTAGAGGATTTGACTTACATGCTGATAGACCCATTTTTAACAAGGTGTGTTAGAATGTGGAAAGTTGTGCATGGTAAGAAACAtgaggttccatctcaaaaccaattggtgatgagtggagtaacaCATACTCTTATAAATTGTTGAATATACCTACACACTTTCCATGTGGGATATTTTCTTTAACAtccccctcaagatggtggctaTTTTTGCTGATCAATCTTGGACGGCTCGATCGCAAGTGACTCGTTGACTCTTTTGAACTCTTTTTAGCTCACTATCCCCCAATCACAATGTGCTCTTTTGGCTCTCTTTTTGGACTGGTTTTTGGATTTGGCTCTTTGGATCGAATACATACTCGTTAGAGTTTTTTTTTGCTCTTGATACCATGTTAGAATGTGGAAAGTTGTGTATAGTAAGAAGCATGAGATTCCATCTTAAAACCAATTGATGATGAGTGGAGTAATACATACTCTTATAAATTGTTAAATATACCTACACACTTTCCATCCATGTGAGATATTTTCTCTAACATGTCATGACAAAAATATGTTGATTAATAATAAGTTGTTCCTCACTCAAGACTATTCGATCGCCATACAAGAGCAGAGTCTAGTCGTCATATGTTATGTATATACATTTACTTCTTTCAGTTGGTAGTTGTCTACATTTAGTCATAAGTGGCTAAGTGCCTAAGCTAAGACCGCTCGAATTTCCATTATAAATGCAAAAACATAGATCAAAATAAGGTTAAAGACTCCATTGTATCGGAGAGTATTTACTCATTGTAATCAAATCTTAACTATCTTAAGAAACTCAAATAATTCAAGTTTACTTGATTTCGGGATTTTTAGAGtagaaatcaataaaataaattaagtggATGGAAGTTATGTATTGTAATGAACCACTATAAACATCTTCTCATTTGTTATTATCCAAGTTCATTGTagtttttcattaaataaattgtTGTTTATTAATTAATTCTAGAAAAGTTAAGTATATACATGATTATTTTAGCTTTTAAGTTTGGTATAGTTTTCCAAATGCTCGAGAATATGTCTTAGCAtctttgtaatttatatatatatttaatagatATAAAAAAAGTACAATATTCACGTtcgtttaattttatttatagaatttattaattatttttattaaatttatattaatgtcatataaattttgaaataaatatcctattttaattaaataatttatttatttttatttaagtttatgtttgttctagtttttgaatttgggaatgaaaataagatattatatattatatatttaatgtaatattaaatattatacgtggattttaaatttaagtttcttgctagtttttttttaaaaaacaatttgttgctaactcatagtaaattatattattgttAAGGAAACTATAACAGAATGAAAATGAATCTCATATATTGATCAGCTAGAGACAaagccctatatatatatatacaagtgaTAACTGATAACAGATGCAGCTGTACAATAACAGAAATTGTTACAATATGTAACTAACTAACAGACTAAGAACAACTCATCTAACACCCCCCTTAAACTGAGCGTGGCTAAGGAGACCAAGCTGAGTTTGTCTCATAAGAATAAGAATCGTGTATGAGAAAGCGGTTTGGTCAGTATATCTGCTATTTGGTCTTGAGCTGGAGTATGTTTCACACAGAGCTGTCTGTTCAGAATGCGTTCACGGACAAAATACAAGTCCAATTCTATGTGTTTGGTCCTGAAATGCAATATAGGATTAGCAGACATAAGCACAGTACTTTGGTTATCACACCAAATGGTAGGAGGAGATGAGTTTGAAATCCCAACTTCATAAAGTAAAGATTGGATCCAAACAATTTCGGCAGTAGCATTGGCAAGACTTCTGTATTCAGCTTCAGTGCTGGACCTTGAGACAGTCTTTTGTTTCTTTGAGGACCATGAAACCAAGTTAGGACCAAGATAAACACAAAAGCCTGAGGTAGACCGACGATCATCAGGATCGGATGCCCAATCTGCATCATAGAACCCAGTAACTTGAAGAACAGAAGCAGGCTTTAAAACCAAACCATAATCCAGGGTACCTTTCAAGTACTTGAGGATTTTCTTCACCACTTTCCAGTGAGACTCAAGAGGAGTTTGCATAAATTGAGAAACTTTGTTAACAGCATAAGAAATTTCGGGTCTAGTGATTGTCACATACTGAAGAGCACCAACCAAACTTCTGAAAAACGAGGTTCAGCTACCGGATCACTACCAAAAGCAGATAGCTTTTCACCACCAGTCATAGGAGTGGGAAGAGAGTTAGCAAACTGCATTTTGGCCCTGCATAAGAGATCCATAATATACTTCTTTTGGCACAAATGAAGTCCCTGAGTAGTGTGCTGAACTTGAATTCCCAAGAAGTAGTCAATAGGTCCAAGATCTTTATGAGCAAAAGAAGCATGTAAACTAGATATTAGAGTGGAGATAGCAGATGAAGAACTCTCTGTGACCAAGATATCATCGACATAAACCAGTACAAAAGTGGTGTGAGATGCAGCAACACATATGAACAAAGACTGATCTGACTTAGCACTTACAAAACCCGGGGAAAACAGAGCATTTCTCAGTTTCTCAAACCAAGCTAGGGGAGCTTGTCGCAAACCATAAATGGCCTTGTGAAGTTTACAAACCAACAGAGGATCAGACGTTGTAGTGAAACCAGGAGGTTGGGCCATGAAAACCTCTTCATGTAGCTCACCATTGAGGAAGGCATTATTGACATCTAATTACCTTATGCACCAATTACTAGAAAGAGCAAGAGTTAAAACAATTCGAATTGTAGTGGGTTTAATAACTGGGCTGAAAGTTTCTGTAAAATCAAAACCATATTGCTGAAGAAA
It includes:
- the LOC133822053 gene encoding probable serine/threonine-protein kinase PBL28, with the translated sequence MPFGLLSAWNKRRRSKSHDQSDPWVYKTVEHWQLEEQPPRAAKRHHGSSVFTLREMEVATGSFREENFLGKGGFGRVYRGTLQSGEVVAIKKMELAPFKEAEGELEFRVEVDILSRLDHPNLVTLVGYCADGKDRFLVYEYMKNGNLQDHLNGIGEAKMDWPKRLRVALGAAKGLAYLHSSTATGMPIVHRDFKSTNILLDNNFEAKISDFGLAKFMPEGQEIYVTARVLGTFGYFDPEYTSTGKLTLQSDVYAFGVVLLELLTGRRAVDLNLGPNDQNLVLQVRHILNDRKKLKKVIDPELSRSSYTMESIAMFANLASRCVRVESSERPSMEGCVRELQLIIYTNSKGLGGVTYAFRKLQQA